One Phaseolus vulgaris cultivar G19833 chromosome 2, P. vulgaris v2.0, whole genome shotgun sequence DNA window includes the following coding sequences:
- the LOC137812988 gene encoding receptor protein kinase TMK1-like produces the protein MGKHDLGGFGAPFFYDFLFLLSFLVISTRCQDAEIIGILKNTINVPVSFEWTGQDICKWKHIVCDVSKRVKAIQIGNQNLQGTLPKELVMLTALTRFECQGNSLTGSFPYLSKSLQKFIIHDNNFNLFPQDFFKGMSSLQEVRIDDNPFSQWNIPSSLKDCVALQIFSAQSAGISGTIPDFFGRDGPFAGLVFLALSDNFLEGPLPASLSDSSIENLLVNGQNSNSKLNGTLWVLRRMRSLKQIWANGNAFTGPIPNLQQHDQLYDVNLRDNQLTGVVPPSLVALPNLKFVNLTNNLLQGSPPRFKIGVGVDNNMDKGRNQYCTNVAGQPCSPLVNLLLSIVEPLGYPLKLAQSWQGNDPCANRWTGIVCSGGNVSVINFQNMGLSGTICPCFASLTSVTKIFLANNDITGTVPNELASLPNLQELDVSNNHLYGKVPSFPKDVVFRYEGNPDIGKKVQQTQTSSKGNGNNSSIAVIIGVIVIVAILLVVVVGVLLLVKFRRKGKYAGKLQNLTTALVPPHYGDGNAAKISGGGHGEGNVSSLLSPTHSVYQGEASNMLISIQILREVTNNFSEENILGKGGFGTVYKGELHDGTKIAVKRMQSAGLVDQKGLSEFTAEIAVLTKVRHKNLVALLGFCLDGNERLLVYECMPQGALSKHLVDWKEAGLKPLEWKTRLSIALDVARGVEYLHGLAQQIFIHRDLKPSNILLGDDMHAKVSDFGLVRLAPEGKTSFQTRLAGTFGYMAPEYAATGRLTTKVDVYSFGVILMEMVTGRKALDDSLPEENIHLVTWFRKMLTNKDSFPTIIDPTIKLDEETLVSVNTVAGLAGHCCARDPYQRPDMSHVVNVLSPLVQVWKPLEPTVDEIYGIDFDMSLPEALQMWRHFEGSDNTFDLTSSSTHVNGNNAKSSVSATLSHAQ, from the exons ATGGGGAAACATGACTTGGGTGGTTTTGGAGCTCCTTTCTTTTATGATTTTCtatttcttctctcttttcttgTTATCTCAACTAGGTGCCAAGATGCAGAGATTATAGGAATTCTGAAGAACACAATCAATGTTCCTGTTAGCTTCGAATGGACAGGTCAAGATATATGCAAATGGAAACACATTGTGTGTGATGTATCAAAACGTGTGAAAGCCATTCAAATTGGGAATCAAAACCTTCAGGGAACTCTCCCCAAAGAGCTTGTGATGTTGACAGCATTGACACGTTTTGAGTGTCAGGGCAATAGTCTCACAGGGTCATTCCCCTACCTCTCAAAATCCTTGCAGAAGTTCATCATCCATGACAACAACTTCAACTTGTTCCCCCAAGATTTCTTCAAGGGCATGAGCAGTTTGCAAGAGGTGAGAATTGATGACAACCCCTTCTCTCAATGGAACATTCCCAGCAGTCTCAAAGACTGTGTAGCACTCCAAATTTTCAGTGCTCAAAGTGCTGGTATTTCTGGGACAATCCCTGACTTTTTTGGTAGAGATGGTCCCTTTGCAGGTTTGGTTTTCTTAGCTTTATCTGATAATTTTCTAGAAGGTCCATTGCCTGCAAGCCTCTCAGATAGTTCAATAGAGAATCTTTTGGTGAATGGACAGAATAGCAACTCTAAACTCAATGGCACTCTTTGGGTGCTACGCAGAATGAGATCATTGAAACAAATTTGGGCTAATGGGAATGCCTTCACTGGTCCTATACCAAATTTGCAACAACATGATCAACTTTATGATGTGAACTTAAGGGATAACCAATTAACTGGTGTTGTTCCACCCTCCTTGGTTGCTCTACCAAATTTAAAGTTTGTGAATTTAACCAATAATCTTCTCCAAGGGTCCCCTCCTAGGTTCAAAATTGGGGTAGGAGTTGACAATAACATGGATAAAGGGAGGAACCAATACTGCACAAATGTGGCAGGACAACCATGTAGTCCCCTTGTAAATCTTTTACTATCTATTGTTGAACCTTTAGGGTATCCTCTGAAACTTGCTCAAAGTTGGCAGGGGAATGATCCATGTGCTAATAGGTGGACAGGTATAGTTTGCTCAGGGGGAAATGTTTCAGTTATCAACTTTCAAAACATGGGTTTGTCTGGCACTATTTGTCCATGTTTTGCAAGCCTTACTTcagtaacaaaaatatttcttGCTAACAATGATATCACAGGTACTGTGCCAAATGAACTTGCTAGTTTGCCTAATTTGCAAGAGTTAGATGTTTCAAATAACCATTTATATGGCAAAGTGCCATCGTTTCCTAAAGATGTGGTTTTTAGATATGAAGGGAATCCAGATATTGGAAAGAAAGTGCAACAAACTCAGACAAGTTCTAAAGGCAATGGAAATAATAGCAGCATTGCAGTGATTATTGGAGTTATAGTGATTGTTGCTATTTtacttgttgttgttgttggggTTCTATTACTTGTTAAGTTTAGGAGAAAGGGGAAGTATGCTGGTAAGCTTCAAAACTTGACCACAGCTTTGGTACCTCCTCATTATGGGGATGGAAATGCTGCAAAGATAAGTGGTGGAGGTCATGGAGAAGGAAATGTTAGCTCATTGTTAAGTCCTACACACAGTGTTTACCAAGGAGAAGCTAGTAACATGTTGATTTCAATTCAGATTTTGAGAGAAGTAACCAACAATTTTAGTGAGGAAAACATATTGGGAAAAGGGGGATTTGGCACTGTGTACAAAGGGGAATTGCATGATGGGACAAAGATTGCAGTGAAAAGGATGCAATCAGCAGGATTAGTGGATCAAAAGGGGTTGAGTGAGTTCACAGCTGAGATTGCTGTGCTCACCAAGGTTAGACACAAAAATTTGGTTGCTCTCTTGGGGTTTTGCTTAGATGGGAATGAGAGACTTCTTGTGTATGAATGCATGCCCCAGGGTGCTCTTAGTAAGCATTTGGTTGATTGGAAAGAAGCAGGGTTGAAACCACTTGAATGGAAAACAAGACTTAGTATAGCCCTGGATGTTGCTAGAGGTGTTGAGTATCTTCATGGTTTGGCACAACAAATTTTTATTCATAGGGATCTCAAACCATCCAATATTTTGCTTGGAGATGATATGCATGCCAAGGTATCAGACTTTGGATTAGTTAGACTTGCTCCTGAAGGGAAAACCTCGTTTCAAACTAGATTGGCAGGAACTTTTGGGTACATGGCACCAGAGTATGCAG CTACTGGGAGACTTACAACAAAGGTTGATGTGTATAGTTTTGGAGTGATTCTGATGGAGATGGTAACAGGAAGAAAAGCACTTGATGACAGCCTACCAGAAGAGAACATCCACCTTGTTACATGGTTCAGAAAGATGCTGACAAACAAAGATTCATTCCCAACAATCATTGACCCAACAATCAAACTTGATGAGGAAACATTAGTTAGTGTGAACACTGTTGCAGGGTTAGCAGGGCATTGTTGTGCAAGAGATCCTTACCAACGGCCTGATATGAGTCATGTAGTGAATGTGCTGTCACCTCTTGTGCAAGTGTGGAAGCCATTAGAACCAACTGTTGATGAAATTTATGGAATTGACTTTGATATGTCATTGCCTGAAGCACTCCAAATGTGGAGACATTTTGAGGGAAGTGACAACACCTTTGACTTAACTTCTTCATCAACACATGTTAATGGAAACAATGCAAAATCTTCTGTAAGTGCAACTCTTTCACATGCACAGTGA
- the LOC137812986 gene encoding 26S proteasome non-ATPase regulatory subunit 1 homolog A-like — translation MATTLVSSAGGMLAMLNEPHLSLKLHALSNLNNLVDTFWPEISTSLPKIESLHEDEEFDQHQRQLAALLVSKVFYYLGELNDSLSYALGAGPLFDVSEDSDYVHTLLAKAIDEYASLKSKAAESSDESINVDPRLEAIVERLLDKCIVDGKYQQAMGTAIECRRLDKLEEAITRSDNVQGTLSYCIYVSHSFVNLREYRQEVLRLLVKVFQKLPSPDYLSICQCLMFLDEPEGVASILEKLLRSENKDDALLAFQIAFDLVENEHQAFLLNVRDRLSPPKSQPSESAQPKPSEADSTQNASADGQDDVQMTDGDSAPTVDVPEDPIETMYAERLTKIKGILSGETSIQLTLQFLYSHNKSDLLILKTIKQSVEMRNSVCHSATIYANAIMHAGTTVDTFLRENLDWLSRATNWAKFSATAGLGVIHRGHLQQGRSLMAPYLPQGGTGGGGSPYSEGGALYALGLIHANHGEGIKQFLRDSLHSTTVEVIQHGACLGLGLASLGTADEDIYEEIKNVLYTDSAVAGEAAGISMGLLMVGTGSDKANEMLTYAHETQHEKIIRGLALGIALTVYGREEEADTLIEQMTRDQDPILRYGGMYALALAYRGTANNKAIRQLLHFAVSDVSDDVRRTAVLALGFVLYSDPEQTPRIVSLLSESYNPHVRYGAALAVGISCAGTGLSEAISLLEPLTSDVVDFVRQGALIAMAMVMVQISEASDSRVGTFRRQLEKIILDKHEDTMSKMGAILASGILDAGGRNVTIRLLSKTKHDKITAVVGLAVFSQFWYWYPLIYFVSLAFSPTAFIGLNYDLKSPKFEFLSHAKPSLFEYPKPTTVPTTTSTVKLPTAVLSTSAKAKARAKKAEEQKANAEISSAPDSSSAPSGGKGKSSGEKDGDSMQVDSPTTEKKSEPESSFEILTNPARVVPAQEKVIKFLQDSRYVPVKLAPSGFVLLKDLRPTEPEVLALTDTPSSTTTSAAGGSATGLQSSSSAMAVDEEPQPPQPFEYSS, via the exons ATGGCTACGACTTTGGTGAGTTCCGCAGGTGGGATGCTGGCGATGCTCAACGAGCCCCATCTCTCGCTCAAGCTTCACGCCCTGTCCAACCTCAACAACTTGGTTGACACCTTCTGGCCAGAGATCTCCACTAGTCTCCCGAAGAT CGAGAGTTTGCATGAAGATGAGGAGTTTGACCAACATCAGAGGCAACTTGCTGCTCTTCTGGTGTCAAAG GTCTTTTATTACTTGGGTGAACTTAATGACTCGTTATCCTATGCCCTTGGAGCTGGTCCTCTCTTTGATGTTTCAGAGGATTCTGACTACGTTCACACGCTTCTTG CTAAGGCCATAGATGAATATGCTAGTCTAAAGTCGAAGGCAGCAGAGTCAAGTGATGAATCTATCAATGTGGACCCAAGGTTGGAAGCCATTGTGGAGAGATTGTTGGATAA GTGTATCGTGGATGGAAAATACCAGCAAGCTATGGGAACTGCTATTGAATGCAGGAGATTAGATAAACTAGAGGAGGCAATTACAAGGAGTGACAACGTTCAAGGAACTCTATCATATTGCATTTATGTCTCTCATTCCTTTGTTAACCTCAGGGAATACAGACAGGAG GTTCTTCGTCTCCTTGTTAAAGTGTTTCAAAAGCTTCCATCACCAGATTATCTGAGCATTTGTCAATGTCTTATGTTCTTGGATGAGCCAGAGGGTGTTGCAAGCATATTAGAGAAGCTTTTACGTTCTGAAAACAAAGATGATGCTCTTTTGGCATTTCAAATTGCTTTTGATTTGGTAGAGAATGAGCACCAAGCTTTTCTTCTAAATGTTAGAGATCGCCTATCACCACCTAAGTCTCAGCCTTCAGAATCTGCACAGCCAAAACCCAGTGAAGCAGATTCTACTCAAAATGCTAGTGCGGATGGACAGGATGATGTTCAAATGACAGATGGTGATTCTGCTCCTACTGTTGATGTGCCAGAGGATCCAATTGAAACCATGTATGCTGAGAGGTTAACCAAAATAAAGGGAATTTTGTCTGGGGAAACTTCAATACAGTTGACTCTGCAGTTCCTTTACAGTCATAACAA ATCTGACCTGCTTATTCTAAAGACAATAAAGCAGTCTGTGGAGATGAGGAATAGTGTCTGTCACAGTGCTACAATTTATGCCAATGCAATTATGCATGCTGGAACAACTGTGGATACTTTCCTCAGGGAAAATTTG GATTGGTTGAGCAGAGCTACGAACTGGGCCAAATTTAGTGCAACTGCTGGTCTCGGTGTTATCCATAGAGGCCATTTGCAGCAGGGAAGGTCACTGATGGCACCCTACTTACCTCAGGGTGGGACTGGAGGTGGTGGTAGTCCATATTCAGAAGGCGGTGCTCTCTATGCCCTTGGTCTTATTCATGCTAACCATGGAGAGGGCATAAAACAATTTCTTCGTGATAGCCTTCACAGTACCACTGTTGAG GTTATACAACATGGTGCATGTTTAGGTCTTGGATTGGCATCCCTAGGAACTGCTGATGAGGATATTTATGAGGAAATAAAGAACGTTCTCTACACTGATAGTGCTGTTGCTGGTGAGGCTGCTGGTATCAGTATGGGTTTACTCATGGTTGGAACTGGTAGTGACAAGGCAAATGAGATGCTCACTTATGCACATGAGACACaacatgaaaaaattattag GGGGCTAGCTTTGGGAATAGCTCTTACTGTTTATGGGAGAGAAGAGGAAGCAGACACTTTGATTGAGCAGATGACTCGTGATCAAGATCCAATATTGCGTTATGGTGGCATGTATGCATTGGCCTTGGCGTACAGGGGAACGGCAAACAACAAGGCAATTCGCCAGTTACTGCACTTTGCTGTATCTGATGTGAGTGATGATGTTAGGAGGACTGCAGTTTTAGCCTTAGGTTTTGTGTTGTACTCCGATCCAGAGCAG ACTCCACGAATTGTTTCCCTCCTATCAGAGTCTTACAATCCACATGTTCGATATGGGGCAGCACTTGCTGTGGGTATTTCCTGTGCTGGTACAGGTCTCAGTGAGGCTATCTCTTTATTGGAGCCTTTGACTTCGGATGTTGTTGATTTTGTTCGTCAAGGTGCCCTTATAGCAATGGCTATGGTCATGgttcagatcagtgaagctaGTGACTCACGTGTTGGAACTTTTAG GCGACAGTTGGAGAAAATTATACTGGACAAGCATGAGGATACCATGAGCAAGATGGGAGCAATTTTGGCCTCAGGAATCCTTGATGCTGGTGGCAGAAATGTGACCATAAGACTACTTTCTAAGACAAAACATGATAAAATTACTGCAGTGGTTGGTCTTGCAGTTTTCAGCCAGTTTTGGTATTGGTACCCTCTTATCTATTTTGTAAGCTTGGCCTTTTCCCCGACAGCTTTTATTGGTCTGAACTATGACCTCAAATCTCCAAAGTTTGAGTTCTTGTCACATGCAAAGCCTTCACTTTTTGAATATCCTAAGCCTACTACCGTTCCCACCACTACTTCAACTGTGAAGCTTCCCACTGCTGTTCTGTCAACATCAGCCAAGGCTAAAGCTAGGGCTAAGAAAGCTGAAGAGCAGAAGGCTAATGCTGAAATTTCATCTGCTCCTGACTCTTCATCTGCACCGAGTGGTGGAAAAGGAAAGTCATCTGGTGAAAAGGATGGAGATTCAATGCag GTTGACAGCCCAACAACGGAGAAGAAATCAGAACCCGAGTCATCTTTTGAGATTCTGACTAATCCTGCAAGGGTGGTTCCTGCGCAGGAGAAGGTTATTAAATTTTTGCAGGACAGCAGATATGTTCCAGTTAAGTTGGCACCTTCTGGATTTGTGCTTCTCAAAGACTTGCGTCCTACTGAGCCAGAAGTGCTTGCTCTTACTGATACGCCCTCATCAACCACCACTTCAGCTGCTGGTGGGTCAGCAACTGGATTGCAGAGTTCTTCATCAGCCATGGCTGTGGATGAGGAACCCCAACCTCCTCAACCATTTGAATACAGCTCATGA